The sequence AACTAATTCCATTTTTTCTTTTAAATAAACTACCTGATAATCTCCAAAGCCAATTTGCTTATCATCAATATGAAAAGTACTATCCTTTCCTAAAAAACCATTACTTAATTTATTTAAAAGCCGGGTTTTACCACTATTATTGTCCCCCATTATTAAAAGTTTATTATCATATAATTTAAATGTTTGTATTTCTTTATTTTGATCTTTAAAACTAATTAATTTATATTCCATGTTATAACTCCATCACTGTACTTGTTGTCATATAATTTTCTTGGTAACTTTTACTACCAACTATTATTTTTATTGACTCATACTGCTTTTCTGTGATAACTAAAATACGGATATTGCCCTTTGGAGGTTTATTTAAATCAATTTTGTTATTATTTTTATTAACTTCATCCAAATTTATGCATAATTTACAATAAATTGAATATTGAATCATATAAAATCCATTTTTAATTAAAAATTTATGAAATTTATTATAGTTTTTTAAATCAATTTTTACAATAGTTGGTAAATCATAAAATACTATCATTCTCATTTGACGATACCTACTCTCCTTCACTATTAAGTTCCTCCTCATCGTTATTATTACTATCTTTTAATAAAAGGGACGGTAATTTTAATAAATTTTCATCTTGGTCTTTTAAACAAGAAATAAAACTTTTTATCATATAATTAATTGCATTATTGACATTCATAATTCGTCCATCAATTTCAACTTTTTCATCTAATAATTTAATTAGGGAGATTCTTTGATTATAGGTTAATTTCCCATCTAAAGTATATAAATTTTTAGTAACTCAGTAATCAACTAGTGGGCGTAAAGGTTCTATAAAATCATAGGATAAATTGTAAGGATTTGTTTTTCCAATATGATGAATACCTAAGTGTAAAATCAAACCATATTTAACTAGGGTTCTTGAAATACAGGAAACTAAAATTTTATAGCCATAATTAAGGGCAGAGTTAATTAAATCATCAGTTTGTCGGATAAAAGCACTACCATATAATGTTCTAAAAAAAACTTTAGCACTTAAACCTTCTCTATTTGTTAAATCTCCATTTATTACCTCATTGGAATATTTTTGAAGGATTAAAACAACTTCAAAAAAATCAGTAACATTTTCAAGAACAATTGAAGAATTTCATATCTTCTTTTTTATTATTTCTTTTCATAATTTTTCTTTTAAATCTGCTGTAATTTTAAGTTGCATATTTAAAACTGCATAAGGCTGAAAATGATTTGACATTGATAGTAATAATCCCCTTGGTTCATATATTTCATCACAAAAAACAGCAAAAATATTATATTGACAAATTTTAGCTAATAAATTGCAAGAAACTAGGGTATAGTTATTTTCAAAAATTATTGAATTAATTTCAGTGAAGGCAAATAAAATTTCTTTACCTTCACTATCTGTTACACAAATATTATTATTTTTTACATTAATTTTTTTTGACTTATTAATAATTAGTGTTCTTCAAGACATAATCTTTCTTAACCTAAAATAAAGAAAAACCACCTAAAAATAGGTGGTTTTTCTCGGTCTTTATAAGGATGACCCTCCTACACGACTAAGCGTTTATCTTAGCAGCTGTCATTTTATTGTAGAATATGAATTATTTTCATAACTCACTATTATGTTAACACAAAATGATGATAATTTTAATAAAATTTTTAAATTTTTACTAAAGTTGGATTCCCTAAAATATCAATTTGGACTATTTCTAAATTATTAAATCAATTTGATAACGAGTCATAAGAGTTTTGAACAGTAAAAATTTCTTTACTTTTTTCAGAAACAGAAATAAAAACTGTATTTAATAGATTTGAATAAATTTTAGACCCCATTTTTGCTTGATAATATTTATAATGATATCTTCCATCTCTTATAAATCTCACTAGGGTTGATTTATATAGTTTATAGCCTCTATTTACAAATTTCTCTTTATCTTTGAAATAATTGTTAAATTTAACAAATTCGTAGTCATAGCCATGTTTTTTACCATCATCTTTCCAAATATTTAAAAAAGCATAAGATTCATTATTTCAAATTGTATTTTTACTATCAACAAAATATTTTAAATGATTAACTTCGCCATCTTTATATAAGTTTTTAGCTGTTTTAGGAACAGGTAATTCACTGCCTAATAAATCCCCAGAATTTTTTTTATCAATTTTATATGATGCATAAGGATAACGAATATTGCCAATCATTTCTTTATTTTTAATTAAATATTCATCCGGGTCTTTGACACAAACAAATTTTGGAATTGCTATTTTTACATCATATTTTTCTTTTGTTTTTCTATCAACTATTTCTTGTTTAACAATTTCTTTTGTTAATTCTATTGGCATTCGTTGAGTAATAATATTACTTAAATTATCAATTAAACTATAATGACTTAATGAATTTTTATTATTTTTAATTAAAAATAATCTATTTTCAACATTTGGAATATATAAGTTGTTATTATTTTTTCATTTTTTTAAAACTTGACTATAAAGTTCATTTCATTCGCTATCAGATAATTTATTACGGTAAGTTGTTAGCATTACAATATCATTGGCAAATTGAATTTCAGAAAAATTATTAAAATTTGAAATTACAATTGCATCAATTGCATGATGTCAAGGGGTAATTTCTCTAACTTTTTTTTTCTAACCCCCATGGTGAATTTCTTAATCATGTTCTTCTAAATCTTGAGGTAATTGCACCATTAAGAGTCATAATTTTAGGTTTTGCAAGACCAAATCTACTTTGTAATTCAAATTCTGCTTTTAATCAATTTGTTACATAGCGAGTAATATATCTTGTATCATTTAAATTACGAGAGACAAAATCATTTAATATTTCTTCATTTTGATTTGAACATAATAAATATTCAGCTTTCTTCTGATTAATTTGATTTTGAAATAATAAATAATTAACTCTTTTTTTATAGTTATTATAGTTTTCAGTTCCTAATGACTTAACATATTGATCAGCAAATTGATTACCCTTTTCCTGATTTTCTTTACTAAAAACTAAAACTTTATTATTAAAAGAATCATCTGCTAATTTTGAATATGGAATAATATGGTCAATTTGCAAGACATTTGATGCCCCTAAATCAGCAATTGTAATTTCTTTGCCCGAATAGAGCGATTTTTTATTTTGTTGGATTCATAATTTATATTTTAATACATTTGTATCATTAACAATAATACCATTAGCCATTAAAAATTCTTTGGCCTTAGCATTTTCTTTTAAGCTATCATCTTGGCGTTCTTTAACTTTTTTACGGTCACTAAAAGAAAGCCCCATTTCTCGTGTCAATTCAATATTTATTTGATCAATAAAAGTATATTTTTCAAATAATTTTTTAATAACTTTTCGGGCTTGATTAATTGCTCTAAAAACAATCGGATTCCGCCATAAATCAGGATCAATAATTGGAGCAAACATTTCAAAAGTTTTTTCGCCCGTTAAGTATTTTTGATATTGTTTTGCATATGATTCGGGTAATTTAAAATTATCTTCTTTAATAAATTGGGCTTGGAATTTACCATATGGAATTCCCTTTAAAAAATTTGAAATGGCAATACTCATTCATTTAAATGAAGTTTTTACTGTTGTTGAAATACTTGAATTAGGTTTTAATAAAATGTTTAATTTTTCTTTAGCAAGTATAATATTATTTTCTAGCAATCACTGATTAATCGCTTTTTCTTTTCGTTCAGGGGTAATATTTGTATGAATAATAAATCCTAATTGATGATAAATATTATCTTCTAATCTATTTAAACTTAAATTTTTTAATACATCATTGCCAAATACTTCTTTTAATAAATTTAAATAATTAGTTTTAAAATCAATATTTTTATAGGCATTTGTATCAAAAATATCATCATTGATATGATGTTTTTTTAATATTTCTTTTAAAAGTGTCTTTCCTTTTTTACCCGCCTCATTATATAAAAATGAGGAAATAATATCTTGCGCTAATTGATCATTTTCTTCAATATATTTAGATATTTTTGAAACTTCAGAAATAATATGAAATAAATCAAATAAAATAGATGATTTATAACCAACAGAAAGCTCTCTTAAAAAAGTACATCGTCCCTCTAATTGTGTAAAGTTTTTGGAAAATTGTTTATTTTCTTTTTTATATATTTCCCGTAATTCCTGTTTTTTTGGTCCTGGTCCATCTTCAAAATCTCTCTGGCGAAATATAATATCAGCAGCTTTAGCCCTTATTTCTTCTGTTAATTCTGGATAAAACTTAGCTTGTTTTGCTAATAATAAATCCACTTCCTTTTTATAATCATCACGAGCAAAAAGAAATTGAAAATTATTTTCTCCTTCTTTTCCACCTTTATTTCTAACTAAAAGAGCTTTTTTATTTTTAGCATCACGAAATTTTTTATTTCTAACTATTTCTTGTGATATGGTTAAATTTGAACTAATTAATGCATTACTAATCGCTTCATCTAATTTTGTTTCTCGTTTTTTTCCATCACCCTCAATATCAAAAGCAAATTTATTTTTATAACCTCTTCTGTTTGCAATATGAATTAATGACCAAACCAATTCTTCCCTTGTTAACTTCTCTGTAATCCCTATACTTCTTAAAAAATATGGATTATATAATTCATGTCTATTAAAATCTTCTACCAAATTAGTTGCACTGTGTTCATTAATATATTTATCTAATGATGCTTTATTAATAAAATTAATTTTTTCAAATAAGTTTTTTAAATCTTTAATTCGATTTTTTCTTCGCTTAATTAATCTTCTTGCTCCTCGTTTTAAACGGCGAGCGGCCGCATTAGTTGTACCATCTTTTGAATTTTCTGGGGTTTGGAATAGTCTAACCCCAAAATCATCTAAAACTCAATTTCCGTCTTCCATTTGGCCAGTTACTGCTCAACCACATGAAGCAATTCCTAGATCCAAACCTAGTATTAGTTTTTTATAATTCATAAAACCTCCTATAAATAATATATAATTTTTAAATTTCAACTACAAATTAAAATTATAGTTACAGATAAGATAAACATTATTTAATTTTTTATTAGACTAGGAAAAACTTAATTTAAATATTTATTTAACTACGCAAAACTAATAAATAATATAAATAAGATATTAAATTATTTTTACTAAAATTATATTTTGATATAGTTGCTATTTGACTTTATTATAACAAAAAAAATCTTTTTCTATTAATTAAAATTCTTTTTAATTAATAATTTTTAACATATAAAAAATACCTTATTTAAAGGTATTTTTTATATGTTAAAAATTTATTTAAATTTTATTCTTACAGTCTTCGCCACTAAGAATAACTTTTAAATTTTCATACGTAATTTCAATCATATTTTTAACAGCTTCATCAGTATAAGAACCAATGTGGGGTGTAATAATAACGCGAGGATATAATTCTAATAATTTATTAGTAATTGTATCGGGAGTTGGTTGACCATTAAAGTCTTTGAAGAAAACTGCTCCTTCATTTTCTAATACATCTAACCCTGCTCCTTTTAAATGCCCACTCTTAACCGCTTCATAAACGGCTTCTAAATCCGCTAAAGGCCCACGAGCTGCATTAATTAAAACTGATCCTGGTTTCATTTTTCCTAAAAAGTCTTTATTAACTAAATGATGATTTTGTTCTTTAATATAAGGACAATGTAATGAAATTAAATCACTTTCTTTAATTAAGGTATCTAAATCAACATAAGTTAATACTTCTTTCGCATGTTCGCTTTGGTAAACATCATATCCTAAGACTTTTGCCCCCATTCCAGCTCATGCTTTCGCCGCTTCTACCCCAATTCGTCCTGTCCCAATAATTCCAATTGTTGAATTACGGATTTCTTTGGCAAACATAAAGTCATCAACTTTAAAATTAGTATGATGTTGGCGGTCAGCCATATAAAATAAGTTTCGTAATAACGCATTCCCCATTGCAACCGCTAATTCACTGACCGCATTTGGTGAATACCCTGGCACATAAGCCATTTTAAATCCTAATTCATGGGCTTTATCTAAATCAATGTGATTATAACCCACTGTTCTTGTTAATAAATATTTAATGCCATACTCTTGCATTTTTAGCAAGTTTTCGGTTTTACAATCACAATTAGCCCGCACCATGACAGCATCATGACCCTTCGCTGTTGCAATATTATCTTTTGTTAAATATTCTTCTAATAATGTTAAATCATAACCATAGTTTTTATTAAGTTCTTCAAATAATGGGCGTTCTGTTTTACGGACCCCATAACATACCATTTTAATCTTATTGCTCATCTAAACCTCCTAGTATGTAAATAAGCTTGTTGCTCCAATTGCCGTTGTTACAATTACTCAAATTGGTAACACGATAATTGAGAACAAGGTTGCTGTTAATGTTAAATTACTTGTTAATAGTGGTTGTTTTTTATAGTTAATTGAATAAGCCACAATAACCGAAGCTGGTGGGGCTGCTAACATAATCACAATTACTGATAAACCAATTGTGTCTAAATGTCATGCTCCTGTTGTTTTTCCAATAGCAGCAAAAACAATTGTTAATAATAGCCCAACGGTTGGGGCAAAAATAACTTTCATCATTGTCCCATATCATACTTTTTTATCAGCCATTGCTTCTTTAAAGTTCCCTTTTGCTAATGTAATCCCAATTGCTAATCATGCTAATGGAGTACAAATTCCTTCTAATGTTTTTGTTATTTTAAATAATGGTGGGAAAGTATTGTCTAATCGTAATGGTGAGAACAATTTTCCTGAACCAATCTTTATCTGATCAGGGACAACTTTAATTCCTGGAATTAATTGGGTTACTCAGAAGGTAAAACCAATTAATGTTGCAATTAAAATTGGGTTTAAAAAGATTTGTTTTAAATTTGTTACAACAGCTTTTTTCTTTGCTGCTTTAATTTCCCCAACTGTTTGTTGGGCCATCACACTGTTTTGCCCAACATCAACAATTGTTGTTTTAACTGTTTGCACTTCAGTTGCGATTAATGGGGCAACTGATTTACTCATCACAATAAATCCTAATGAGTACAGGAAAACACGGTACGGAATATTAAAAATATTGGCTGGTACCGATGATTCATTCCCGAATAAAGCTGTAACAATTGGAATTCCAAAAAATGTTGTTGAGGCAAATACTGTAGACATAGTTAGTGCATCACGAACATCTTTTTCGTATTTAATGTAAAAATACTTTGCTATAATCCCCAATATTATATAAAATAAAAATCCAACTAATAAAATAGCTAATTGGGTTTTAACTTCCCCAACTGAAGTATCACTCATAAATCCATTAAATGCTAAGGCTGGTAGGCCTACGACCATTACCACTTTAATTAATACTGCTTCTCAGTCTTTCTTAAAAGTTCCCCGTTTTGTTAAAAATCAACCTAAAAAATAACAAACATGGTTGCTAAGATTGCGCTTCAAAAAGCTCATGATTGCAAAGTTGTTGCAACTGCTTTGCCCACATCTGCTTGTAGATATCACTGCATATCTTGTCTCCTTTTCTTAAAACTTTTTAATAAATTTGGTACGTTTTGGTACTTAAATATATTATATGCTTCAATTTGATTAAAACTTGGATAAAAAATAAAAAATTACTAAAAATATTTTAGTAATTTTTTATTTTAGAATTATAATTCAATTAAAACTTTGATTCCTGGCCCCATTGTTGTTGAAACAGCAATATTTTTAATATATGCTCCTTTAACAGCAGCTGGTTTAGCACGACGGATTGTATCAAAAATAACATCATAG is a genomic window of Spiroplasma syrphidicola EA-1 containing:
- the cas2 gene encoding CRISPR-associated endonuclease Cas2; this encodes MKESRYRQMRMIVFYDLPTIVKIDLKNYNKFHKFLIKNGFYMIQYSIYCKLCINLDEVNKNNNKIDLNKPPKGNIRILVITEKQYESIKIIVGSKSYQENYMTTSTVMEL
- the cas1 gene encoding type II CRISPR-associated endonuclease Cas1 — protein: MSWRTLIINKSKKINVKNNNICVTDSEGKEILFAFTEINSIIFENNYTLVSCNLLAKICQYNIFAVFCDEIYEPRGLLLSMSNHFQPYAVLNMQLKITADLKEKLWKEIIKKKIWNSSIVLENVTDFFEVVLILQKYSNEVINGDLTNREGLSAKVFFRTLYGSAFIRQTDDLINSALNYGYKILVSCISRTLVKYGLILHLGIHHIGKTNPYNLSYDFIEPLRPLVDYWVTKNLYTLDGKLTYNQRISLIKLLDEKVEIDGRIMNVNNAINYMIKSFISCLKDQDENLLKLPSLLLKDSNNNDEEELNSEGE
- the cas9 gene encoding type II CRISPR RNA-guided endonuclease Cas9 (Cas9, originally named Csn1, is the large, multifunctional signature protein of type II CRISPR/Cas systems. It is well known even to general audiences because its RNA-guided endonuclease activity has made it a popular tool for custom editing of eukaryotic genomes.), yielding MNYKKLILGLDLGIASCGWAVTGQMEDGNWVLDDFGVRLFQTPENSKDGTTNAAARRLKRGARRLIKRRKNRIKDLKNLFEKINFINKASLDKYINEHSATNLVEDFNRHELYNPYFLRSIGITEKLTREELVWSLIHIANRRGYKNKFAFDIEGDGKKRETKLDEAISNALISSNLTISQEIVRNKKFRDAKNKKALLVRNKGGKEGENNFQFLFARDDYKKEVDLLLAKQAKFYPELTEEIRAKAADIIFRQRDFEDGPGPKKQELREIYKKENKQFSKNFTQLEGRCTFLRELSVGYKSSILFDLFHIISEVSKISKYIEENDQLAQDIISSFLYNEAGKKGKTLLKEILKKHHINDDIFDTNAYKNIDFKTNYLNLLKEVFGNDVLKNLSLNRLEDNIYHQLGFIIHTNITPERKEKAINQWLLENNIILAKEKLNILLKPNSSISTTVKTSFKWMSIAISNFLKGIPYGKFQAQFIKEDNFKLPESYAKQYQKYLTGEKTFEMFAPIIDPDLWRNPIVFRAINQARKVIKKLFEKYTFIDQINIELTREMGLSFSDRKKVKERQDDSLKENAKAKEFLMANGIIVNDTNVLKYKLWIQQNKKSLYSGKEITIADLGASNVLQIDHIIPYSKLADDSFNNKVLVFSKENQEKGNQFADQYVKSLGTENYNNYKKRVNYLLFQNQINQKKAEYLLCSNQNEEILNDFVSRNLNDTRYITRYVTNWLKAEFELQSRFGLAKPKIMTLNGAITSRFRRTWLRNSPWGLEKKS
- a CDS encoding NAD(P)-dependent oxidoreductase: MSNKIKMVCYGVRKTERPLFEELNKNYGYDLTLLEEYLTKDNIATAKGHDAVMVRANCDCKTENLLKMQEYGIKYLLTRTVGYNHIDLDKAHELGFKMAYVPGYSPNAVSELAVAMGNALLRNLFYMADRQHHTNFKVDDFMFAKEIRNSTIGIIGTGRIGVEAAKAWAGMGAKVLGYDVYQSEHAKEVLTYVDLDTLIKESDLISLHCPYIKEQNHHLVNKDFLGKMKPGSVLINAARGPLADLEAVYEAVKSGHLKGAGLDVLENEGAVFFKDFNGQPTPDTITNKLLELYPRVIITPHIGSYTDEAVKNMIEITYENLKVILSGEDCKNKI
- a CDS encoding AEC family transporter; this encodes MSFLKRNLSNHVCYFLGWFLTKRGTFKKDWEAVLIKVVMVVGLPALAFNGFMSDTSVGEVKTQLAILLVGFLFYIILGIIAKYFYIKYEKDVRDALTMSTVFASTTFFGIPIVTALFGNESSVPANIFNIPYRVFLYSLGFIVMSKSVAPLIATEVQTVKTTIVDVGQNSVMAQQTVGEIKAAKKKAVVTNLKQIFLNPILIATLIGFTFWVTQLIPGIKVVPDQIKIGSGKLFSPLRLDNTFPPLFKITKTLEGICTPLAWLAIGITLAKGNFKEAMADKKVWYGTMMKVIFAPTVGLLLTIVFAAIGKTTGAWHLDTIGLSVIVIMLAAPPASVIVAYSINYKKQPLLTSNLTLTATLFSIIVLPIWVIVTTAIGATSLFTY